A region from the Thermanaeromonas sp. C210 genome encodes:
- a CDS encoding sodium:solute symporter family protein, producing MRGLLLALVIAYELIVIVGIGLYVAKKAESKGKGKDDFMLAGRDMPLFQVGATLALTILGTVHILGLFEHSWSMGVPSIWFSIAHVTTLAVICVATGRWVRRTGVSTIPELLEVLFKSKGYRTLVACAMAPLIWGILTLETQGAGIILSTLTGVSIREGAIIGAIFGVLYVYIAGMREIGAVNLANIAVMYAGVIVATAFLTFGLPAGWDGVAEYYVSTSGPEYTSVFGSWEIFLAFGLSNVFAVTFFQGISQKGLSGALAARDEATVRKALWIAAPLNGLFGVFTVSMGMAAKSMPEFNALGPKLAAPTMLAEMLPWWLAAWLLASFLGAVLSTYAVSVLAPATLFVKDIYVPLYNPNASEAEQTRMVRIVVLVLGLLALLPAATLPPIVGAILWLFSWLVPVFWFVVFGLFWKRSTAAAVITTIAAWIATCVWSFTSLPSVLGWQSVHNVYITCLVTGVLGIILTAVLPGEKGLFRNRGGRFASGLSQAQ from the coding sequence ATGCGCGGATTGTTGCTAGCCCTGGTGATAGCCTACGAGCTTATCGTAATCGTGGGAATAGGCCTTTACGTAGCGAAGAAGGCTGAGTCAAAGGGAAAAGGAAAAGATGATTTTATGCTTGCGGGCCGAGATATGCCTTTATTCCAGGTGGGAGCCACCCTGGCACTGACTATATTGGGTACCGTCCACATATTAGGGTTGTTCGAACACTCATGGTCTATGGGAGTACCTTCCATATGGTTTTCCATTGCGCATGTAACGACCTTAGCCGTGATATGCGTGGCCACGGGCCGCTGGGTACGGAGGACGGGGGTTTCGACTATACCCGAGCTGCTGGAAGTTTTGTTTAAGAGTAAGGGCTATCGAACGTTGGTGGCGTGTGCCATGGCACCGCTTATCTGGGGAATCCTGACCCTTGAAACTCAGGGGGCCGGAATTATCTTATCAACACTAACCGGCGTGAGTATTAGGGAAGGGGCAATAATAGGTGCCATCTTTGGAGTTCTGTATGTATACATCGCGGGCATGCGGGAGATTGGCGCCGTCAACTTGGCCAATATAGCGGTAATGTACGCGGGCGTCATTGTTGCGACAGCATTTCTCACCTTTGGATTACCGGCTGGATGGGATGGAGTTGCGGAGTATTACGTGAGTACCTCGGGACCGGAGTATACCAGTGTATTTGGAAGTTGGGAAATATTTCTAGCATTTGGCCTTAGCAACGTTTTCGCCGTCACGTTCTTTCAGGGTATCAGCCAAAAAGGGCTATCGGGAGCCCTGGCAGCACGGGATGAGGCTACCGTGCGGAAAGCCCTTTGGATCGCAGCACCGCTCAACGGGCTGTTTGGGGTCTTTACAGTATCTATGGGCATGGCAGCTAAGAGTATGCCTGAATTTAATGCGCTTGGGCCAAAGCTGGCTGCTCCAACAATGCTTGCAGAGATGCTGCCGTGGTGGCTAGCGGCTTGGTTGCTGGCGTCCTTCCTAGGTGCTGTGTTATCTACTTATGCGGTCTCCGTTTTAGCGCCTGCCACCCTGTTCGTCAAGGACATTTATGTGCCTCTTTATAATCCTAACGCGTCGGAGGCTGAACAGACGCGTATGGTACGCATTGTGGTTCTAGTTCTTGGACTTCTTGCGCTTCTGCCGGCTGCCACGCTTCCTCCAATAGTTGGGGCGATACTGTGGCTTTTTTCCTGGCTAGTGCCTGTCTTCTGGTTTGTCGTCTTTGGTCTGTTCTGGAAGCGCTCGACTGCGGCCGCCGTTATTACTACTATTGCGGCCTGGATAGCGACGTGCGTATGGTCCTTTACCTCTTTACCTTCCGTGTTAGGTTGGCAGAGTGTGCATAACGTGTATATTACCTGTCTCGTCACAGGTGTGCTTGGCATAATCCTGACCGCGGTTCTACCGGGCGAAAAAGGGCTGTTCCGAAACCGCGGCGGTCGATTTGCGTCTGGTCTTTCCCAGGCGCAATAG
- a CDS encoding molybdopterin-dependent oxidoreductase, with protein MQLLGGMFMSCLAPDNREVRDSNLVTAWGNCGSEKRRSAEGGAREKLLYGICRMCMQGDCLTLVHVKEGVVTRVEGRPGVPPNFGNLCPRGNSAVMNLYNPYRIKNPLKRTNPQKGLDVDPGWVEISWEEALELVAQRFKEVRERDARGLVVCEGWGNRESILRVPFEKAFGTPNEVGSHGVLCTVHLGTDLVHSNFPISVVDLEYCQYHVTLGRSVGPNFATTGGIRKFAQALDRGMKLVVVDPRCSPEASKGEWVPIRPGTDLAFLLAMAHVMFYEIEKYDEWFLKNRTNAPYLIDEAGEYVRDKVSGAPLMWDPEEGRAKPWNSEFKDVALRGEYVVDGKKCEPAFEAVRRGFASYTPEWQEGITTIPAGTVRRIAREFVEAAQIGSTILIDGAEFPFRPVSLNCERNVMNHRGGTYADLVGKIINMLVGAIEVPGSCLGCGKRGPVLKPGDDGTVEPSYEAVGIPFTFPPLHADMAEFYPHRHTTPQMIAKAILEPEKYHLSYEIGAWLTIGGNPIKMVAQPQLFVEALKKIPFVVTIGYHMDEMAIMSDVVLPEHSFLERLRVAVFWPEHQAAAGETQSLKMVSMREPVPPLYNTKHVDEIFMEIADRMGILLGPGGVYDQLNELTDYIVGDEGLVLKEPYKLDINRKYSIEEIYDHMVKSWIGDDKGLDYLKEVGYYGYQLSRKYHYNYYYFPENKTRHPFYFYRLKKSAEKLREGLRKHGISFPGVKDEERVFELYKPVPIWVENAELRAPEEYDLYAINFKTPFFTNSVGDVQGNPWLRELTKDDPYEERIWINSETAKRKGLKDGDLVRIESRYGWTMGVLKVTELIHPEVIGVPGAYGPGTVQSNPRHRHGPHFNSLLSVDEETFDSISCGIEIGPRVKIVKVEQ; from the coding sequence ATGCAGCTTTTGGGGGGCATGTTTATGTCTTGTTTAGCGCCCGACAATCGGGAAGTACGCGATTCGAATCTGGTGACCGCGTGGGGGAACTGCGGCTCCGAAAAGCGAAGGAGTGCGGAAGGGGGTGCTCGGGAGAAGCTTTTGTATGGGATTTGCAGGATGTGTATGCAGGGGGATTGCCTCACCTTGGTGCACGTAAAGGAGGGAGTGGTCACCCGGGTTGAGGGTAGGCCCGGCGTTCCTCCCAATTTTGGCAATTTGTGTCCCCGGGGCAACTCGGCAGTGATGAATTTGTACAACCCGTATAGAATAAAGAACCCGTTGAAAAGGACTAATCCTCAAAAGGGCCTAGACGTGGATCCGGGTTGGGTGGAGATATCGTGGGAGGAGGCCCTGGAGCTTGTGGCCCAACGGTTTAAGGAAGTTAGGGAGAGAGATGCACGGGGTCTAGTAGTCTGTGAGGGCTGGGGCAACAGGGAAAGTATCCTTAGGGTGCCGTTTGAGAAGGCGTTCGGGACACCGAACGAGGTAGGGTCGCATGGTGTGCTATGCACCGTTCACCTGGGTACCGACCTGGTACATTCGAATTTTCCTATTTCTGTAGTGGATCTGGAGTACTGCCAGTATCACGTTACACTCGGCAGATCGGTCGGGCCTAATTTCGCGACTACGGGGGGCATTCGGAAGTTTGCGCAGGCATTGGACCGTGGCATGAAGCTGGTCGTGGTGGACCCGCGGTGCTCGCCGGAGGCCAGCAAGGGTGAGTGGGTACCCATACGGCCCGGTACAGACCTCGCCTTCCTCCTGGCAATGGCCCATGTTATGTTCTATGAGATTGAGAAATACGACGAATGGTTCTTGAAGAACCGTACGAACGCACCGTATCTAATCGACGAGGCCGGAGAGTACGTCAGAGATAAGGTTAGTGGCGCTCCCCTAATGTGGGACCCCGAGGAGGGGCGGGCGAAGCCGTGGAACTCCGAGTTTAAGGATGTCGCGCTAAGAGGGGAGTATGTAGTTGACGGGAAGAAGTGTGAGCCGGCCTTTGAAGCCGTGAGGCGCGGCTTTGCAAGTTATACGCCCGAGTGGCAAGAGGGCATCACTACTATTCCGGCCGGGACGGTCCGGCGGATCGCCCGGGAGTTTGTAGAAGCCGCCCAGATAGGGAGTACGATACTTATCGACGGGGCCGAGTTTCCCTTTAGGCCGGTGTCGCTGAACTGCGAGAGGAATGTGATGAACCACCGCGGTGGCACTTACGCCGACCTAGTCGGGAAGATAATCAATATGCTGGTGGGAGCTATTGAGGTTCCAGGATCTTGCCTGGGTTGTGGCAAACGCGGGCCCGTTTTGAAGCCGGGAGACGATGGAACCGTTGAGCCCTCATACGAAGCGGTAGGTATTCCTTTTACGTTCCCGCCACTTCATGCGGATATGGCCGAGTTCTATCCGCACAGGCATACCACGCCTCAAATGATCGCCAAGGCGATTCTGGAGCCGGAGAAGTATCACTTGAGCTATGAGATCGGGGCATGGCTGACCATCGGTGGTAATCCCATTAAGATGGTTGCCCAGCCACAGCTTTTCGTGGAGGCGCTAAAGAAGATACCCTTTGTGGTAACCATAGGCTATCACATGGATGAGATGGCCATTATGTCCGATGTGGTTCTTCCCGAACATAGCTTCTTGGAGCGGCTCCGGGTGGCTGTGTTCTGGCCGGAACACCAGGCAGCAGCCGGGGAGACCCAGAGCCTCAAAATGGTAAGCATGCGTGAGCCCGTGCCACCCCTTTACAATACGAAGCATGTTGACGAGATCTTTATGGAGATTGCAGACCGCATGGGGATTCTGTTGGGACCGGGCGGTGTGTACGATCAGCTCAACGAGTTAACGGACTATATTGTTGGCGATGAGGGGCTGGTATTAAAGGAACCCTACAAGCTTGATATTAACCGGAAGTACTCCATAGAGGAAATCTATGATCACATGGTTAAGAGTTGGATCGGTGACGATAAGGGTCTTGATTATCTGAAGGAAGTTGGCTACTACGGTTACCAGCTCTCGCGCAAATACCATTACAACTACTACTACTTCCCTGAAAACAAGACACGACATCCCTTCTATTTCTATCGACTGAAAAAGAGCGCAGAAAAACTCCGTGAGGGCCTTAGAAAGCACGGCATCTCCTTCCCCGGCGTAAAGGACGAGGAGCGTGTCTTCGAGTTGTACAAACCCGTACCCATTTGGGTAGAGAATGCCGAGCTTAGGGCCCCGGAGGAATATGATTTGTACGCCATAAATTTCAAAACGCCCTTCTTCACAAATTCGGTCGGAGATGTCCAAGGAAATCCGTGGTTGAGGGAACTGACTAAGGATGATCCCTACGAGGAGCGGATTTGGATTAATAGCGAGACGGCCAAGAGAAAGGGGCTCAAAGATGGAGACTTGGTGCGAATTGAGTCCAGGTACGGGTGGACCATGGGTGTCCTCAAGGTGACCGAGCTTATACATCCTGAGGTGATTGGTGTACCCGGTGCTTATGGGCCGGGAACGGTTCAATCAAATCCGCGGCACCGCCACGGCCCGCATTTTAACTCCCTGCTGTCTGTTGACGAGGAGACCTTCGACTCGATAAGCTGCGGCATCGAAATAGGTCCTAGGGTCAAAATCGTTAAGGTGGAGCAGTAG
- a CDS encoding cupin domain-containing protein, whose amino-acid sequence MAKAFVRSVKDITPGVPPKHENADSWPLANPGLGCEDLEIFLTEMRPGGAALQDVHPTADHVYFFISGRGYSIVEGERFDFGPGDALFIPRNSKHEMYVVGNETLRMIVTFTPARKELYKK is encoded by the coding sequence ATGGCAAAGGCATTTGTAAGGAGTGTAAAAGACATTACGCCTGGAGTTCCGCCGAAGCATGAGAACGCGGATTCTTGGCCGTTGGCAAACCCCGGCCTAGGGTGTGAGGACCTCGAGATATTCCTGACGGAAATGCGGCCCGGCGGAGCAGCGTTGCAGGACGTACATCCCACAGCTGACCACGTATACTTCTTTATCTCCGGTCGGGGCTACTCTATTGTCGAAGGTGAGAGGTTTGACTTTGGCCCCGGCGATGCGCTATTTATCCCCAGGAACTCGAAGCATGAAATGTATGTAGTCGGCAACGAGACACTGCGCATGATAGTGACCTTTACGCCTGCTCGCAAAGAACTATACAAGAAGTAA
- a CDS encoding NAD(P)-dependent oxidoreductase, producing MSKPRVGWIGLGNMGKPMSTRLLEAGYPLTVYNRTAEKAKELVSKGAKLASSPKEVAEASEFVFITIADSKSLIEVCLGKNGVIEGLKPGGIVIDHSTVSPEASLQVNEAVEAKGCKFLRAPVTGSTVLAAAGTLGILCSGDREAYEKTLELFKILGKNQFYLGGGEESRYMKLALNIMVGTTCQMLAEALVFGERAGLNWGQMLEVIAGSAVGSPLVNYKAKPLTNRDYTPAFTTRLMEKDFDLALEIARSMDVSLPITALTRQFLASARATGKGELDFSSLVLLAEEMAGITQ from the coding sequence ATGAGTAAGCCGCGAGTTGGGTGGATAGGCCTCGGAAACATGGGGAAACCGATGTCTACGAGGCTTCTGGAGGCCGGCTACCCGCTGACCGTTTACAACCGTACGGCCGAAAAGGCCAAGGAACTGGTAAGTAAGGGGGCAAAGCTTGCCAGCAGTCCCAAGGAAGTTGCAGAGGCATCCGAATTCGTGTTCATTACCATTGCCGACTCCAAGTCCCTCATAGAAGTATGCCTTGGGAAGAACGGGGTAATCGAGGGGCTCAAGCCCGGGGGCATAGTGATTGACCATAGCACCGTGTCTCCTGAAGCATCGCTACAAGTAAATGAAGCTGTGGAAGCCAAGGGATGCAAGTTTCTCCGGGCGCCTGTAACCGGAAGCACCGTTTTGGCTGCCGCCGGGACACTAGGTATCCTGTGCTCAGGGGACCGTGAGGCGTACGAGAAGACCCTCGAGCTATTTAAGATACTGGGCAAGAACCAATTCTATCTGGGTGGGGGCGAAGAGTCCCGTTACATGAAGCTGGCGCTAAATATTATGGTGGGCACTACATGTCAGATGCTGGCCGAGGCCCTGGTATTTGGCGAGAGGGCCGGACTCAATTGGGGCCAAATGCTGGAGGTTATAGCGGGCAGCGCAGTGGGGTCGCCGCTCGTGAATTATAAGGCCAAGCCTCTCACCAATAGGGACTACACACCTGCATTCACAACCAGGTTGATGGAAAAGGATTTCGATCTTGCGCTGGAGATAGCGAGGAGTATGGATGTATCCCTGCCTATTACAGCGCTCACTCGCCAGTTCCTGGCCTCTGCCCGGGCGACTGGCAAGGGCGAGCTTGACTTCTCCTCTTTGGTGTTATTGGCCGAGGAGATGGCCGGCATTACTCAATAG
- a CDS encoding sigma-54 interaction domain-containing protein, whose amino-acid sequence MKGEALGTQGLQLPSLQRCPDVFQEEIKESLVRCKKRNLDANTKLMSAKTDTINKQVIKEFCAPILKLLNFASGDNLVVLLADKHGIAVDLQGSIKALSKLQEAGITVGVDLREEVAGTNAYALALIHKKPICVIGKNHYNQHLKEWSSFCAPITSQNGKIEGLVGLWCYDLKRINQTSYVNYLLGLVSLVANVISREWYIKEIKKELIFHKEIIRTLADYITEEFLVMDCERVIKYVSSAIMNCFGKNVIGKKLGTLNRSELTELVESDSKRPKEVYLTGSPEGEIYLAKAKPIKALENNQLLGNIVVLSRMKGVQSKNHRSYTAHFTFDDIIGNSPSLRKAVEMARAAAELNVRVLLEGESGTGKELFAQAIHNGSARRNGPFVALNCSAVPRELFESEFFGYSEGAFTGAKKGGKPGKFELANGGTLFLDEIGTLPWDMQAKLLRTLQQNEIIRVGGNEVIPVNVRIVAATNTPLEELVVQGEFRQDLYYRLNVIVIRIPPLRERVEDIPVLFEYLVEKISRKLGKKIRRIDKDVIDVLCAYHWPGNVRELENCIERAITLARENIIRVEDLPSEVLQGKSERRSTPPGELQSLRTLERETIVRSLARFNGNVSKASKALGISRTTLYKKMRQYDIRIR is encoded by the coding sequence ATGAAAGGCGAAGCCCTTGGAACCCAGGGGTTGCAGTTGCCTTCTTTACAAAGATGTCCTGATGTCTTCCAGGAAGAAATAAAGGAATCGCTGGTTCGGTGTAAGAAACGTAATCTTGATGCCAATACAAAACTAATGTCGGCGAAAACAGACACGATTAATAAACAAGTTATTAAGGAATTCTGCGCACCAATATTGAAATTACTAAATTTCGCGTCAGGCGATAATCTGGTGGTATTATTAGCGGACAAGCATGGTATTGCAGTAGATCTCCAAGGTTCTATTAAGGCCCTTTCTAAACTACAGGAAGCCGGAATTACAGTGGGTGTTGACCTGCGTGAAGAGGTCGCCGGGACCAACGCTTATGCCCTTGCACTTATCCATAAGAAACCTATCTGCGTAATTGGAAAGAATCATTATAACCAACATTTAAAGGAATGGTCGTCTTTTTGTGCTCCTATTACTAGCCAAAACGGTAAGATTGAGGGATTGGTCGGTCTGTGGTGTTACGACTTAAAGCGTATAAACCAGACTTCGTATGTCAATTACTTGCTTGGCCTGGTTTCTCTAGTGGCTAACGTAATTAGTAGAGAATGGTATATTAAGGAAATTAAGAAAGAATTGATATTCCACAAAGAGATTATTAGGACACTGGCAGATTACATTACGGAAGAGTTCCTTGTAATGGATTGTGAACGTGTGATTAAATATGTTAGCTCTGCTATAATGAATTGCTTTGGGAAAAACGTCATAGGTAAGAAGTTGGGAACCCTGAACAGAAGCGAACTCACGGAATTAGTCGAATCAGATTCCAAGAGACCTAAAGAGGTTTACCTGACCGGCAGTCCAGAAGGTGAAATATATCTTGCTAAGGCAAAACCGATAAAAGCGCTTGAAAACAACCAATTGTTGGGTAACATAGTTGTCTTATCGAGAATGAAGGGTGTTCAATCCAAAAACCACAGAAGTTATACGGCACACTTCACTTTTGATGACATCATAGGCAACAGTCCAAGTCTCAGAAAGGCGGTAGAAATGGCCAGGGCTGCAGCAGAATTAAATGTACGAGTCCTCCTTGAAGGAGAGAGCGGGACCGGAAAGGAGTTATTTGCCCAGGCCATTCATAACGGAAGTGCGAGGCGAAATGGCCCGTTTGTTGCACTTAACTGCAGTGCGGTGCCGCGAGAACTGTTTGAAAGTGAGTTTTTCGGCTACAGTGAGGGTGCCTTCACCGGTGCGAAAAAGGGAGGCAAACCCGGCAAGTTTGAGCTGGCAAATGGCGGTACTCTGTTTCTAGACGAGATAGGTACCTTGCCCTGGGACATGCAGGCCAAGCTGTTGCGGACGCTTCAACAAAATGAAATCATCCGAGTGGGTGGTAATGAAGTAATTCCGGTAAATGTTAGAATCGTTGCTGCTACCAACACACCGCTAGAAGAGTTGGTTGTTCAGGGGGAGTTTCGCCAGGACCTTTATTATCGGTTAAATGTAATAGTCATTAGAATTCCTCCTTTGCGGGAGAGGGTGGAGGATATTCCGGTTTTATTTGAATATTTAGTAGAGAAGATTTCCAGGAAGCTGGGCAAGAAAATACGTAGGATTGACAAAGATGTAATAGATGTTTTGTGTGCTTATCATTGGCCTGGAAATGTGCGTGAACTAGAAAACTGTATAGAACGCGCCATAACCCTCGCCCGTGAAAATATTATCAGAGTTGAAGACCTTCCTAGTGAAGTTCTTCAGGGAAAAAGCGAACGCCGGAGTACGCCGCCAGGCGAGCTTCAATCACTAAGAACCCTTGAAAGAGAAACTATAGTACGATCATTAGCTCGTTTTAACGGTAATGTTTCCAAGGCCTCAAAAGCTCTAGGTATCAGTAGAACAACTCTTTATAAGAAGATGCGGCAATACGATATTCGTATCAGATAA
- a CDS encoding GntR family transcriptional regulator, which yields MDQSLPHLKKSILNDENAEYLKKHVLREQVKEYIMNAILEGKFAPGDRLVETHIAKQLGVSQAPVREAFRDLERVGIAITVPYYGTFIREYNYKDLIDVYVIRAELEALAIREAISRITIEDIKRLEELLIEMHRANFLQDLKLQVRADIDFHNVIVEASGNNILINLWESIGVYLWTYLSVSVWKYKAKELVGRHEPILEAIKKRDLQEAESLIRNHFLELKKRLEDEHMADGTL from the coding sequence ATGGACCAAAGTTTACCACATCTGAAAAAAAGCATATTGAACGACGAGAATGCAGAATACCTGAAAAAACACGTCTTGAGAGAACAAGTGAAAGAATATATCATGAATGCAATATTAGAGGGCAAATTCGCGCCCGGTGACAGGTTAGTCGAAACGCATATAGCCAAACAACTAGGTGTTAGTCAGGCGCCGGTAAGAGAAGCATTTCGGGATCTTGAACGGGTGGGTATAGCTATAACAGTTCCCTACTACGGGACGTTTATTCGTGAGTACAACTATAAGGATCTTATAGATGTATATGTTATAAGGGCCGAACTGGAGGCTCTGGCTATACGTGAGGCTATCTCTAGAATCACCATCGAAGACATTAAAAGGCTGGAAGAATTGCTTATAGAAATGCATCGTGCTAACTTTCTACAGGATCTAAAATTGCAGGTGCGGGCTGACATTGACTTCCATAATGTAATAGTGGAGGCTTCGGGCAACAATATACTTATTAACCTCTGGGAATCGATCGGTGTATATCTATGGACTTACTTGAGTGTTTCCGTCTGGAAATATAAGGCTAAGGAGTTGGTAGGGAGACACGAACCGATTTTAGAGGCTATTAAGAAACGGGACTTGCAGGAAGCAGAAAGCCTGATACGTAACCATTTCTTGGAGCTAAAAAAACGACTTGAGGATGAGCATATGGCGGACGGGACTCTTTAA
- a CDS encoding M24 family metallopeptidase, whose translation MRFGQMGVDFEERVNYERLRKDRLERARQKIKEYGLGAMLCFDFDNIRYITGTHVGEWCRNKMNRFTILPDGADPILYDPAAPAKRLVAPWIADRVRPAVGSMRGSIPPEVGNVEEVAREIEQVLVEYGVNKRPLGVDIMDVPLIRALESRGIEVVDGQQAMLDARIIKTKDEIELLKTAAAMADAAYAEIVRHIRPGIRENDLVAVANKVLYTLGSDLVECINVVSGPRSQPHPHVFSDRIVRPGELVFFDIMHSYNGYRTCYYRTFVCGKPTEAQEEAYAKAYEWLYNSIKAVKPGATTADIAKNWPTAQEIGLKDEKEAFLLQFGHGIGLSIWEKPVVSRLFSLDHPFTLQEGMVFALETYCPSADGKGGARIEEEVVVTSTGCEVITKYPCDELISCGLPGSKAYYWV comes from the coding sequence ATGAGATTCGGCCAAATGGGGGTTGATTTTGAAGAAAGGGTTAATTACGAACGCCTCCGTAAAGACCGGCTGGAGAGGGCGAGACAGAAGATAAAGGAGTATGGATTGGGTGCCATGTTATGCTTTGATTTCGATAACATTCGTTATATCACTGGCACCCATGTTGGCGAATGGTGCCGTAATAAGATGAACAGATTTACCATTTTGCCGGATGGTGCCGATCCTATTCTGTACGATCCTGCGGCGCCGGCGAAAAGGCTGGTTGCTCCTTGGATAGCTGATAGGGTACGGCCAGCCGTGGGTTCCATGAGGGGCTCTATACCTCCTGAGGTTGGTAACGTAGAGGAAGTGGCCCGGGAGATTGAACAAGTCTTAGTTGAATACGGCGTGAACAAGAGGCCTTTAGGCGTAGACATTATGGATGTTCCCCTCATAAGGGCCCTGGAGAGTAGGGGAATCGAAGTAGTCGACGGCCAACAAGCCATGCTCGATGCCCGTATCATTAAGACCAAGGACGAGATTGAACTCTTAAAGACGGCGGCTGCCATGGCCGATGCTGCCTACGCGGAGATCGTGCGGCACATAAGACCCGGTATTAGGGAAAATGATCTGGTTGCTGTAGCTAACAAGGTTCTTTACACCTTAGGTTCAGACCTAGTGGAATGTATAAACGTTGTTTCTGGTCCCAGGTCTCAGCCCCATCCCCATGTTTTCTCGGACAGGATCGTACGGCCTGGGGAATTGGTGTTCTTTGACATAATGCACTCTTATAACGGGTACCGCACATGTTATTACCGTACCTTTGTCTGTGGCAAGCCGACCGAGGCCCAGGAGGAGGCCTATGCGAAGGCCTACGAGTGGCTCTATAACTCCATCAAGGCGGTCAAGCCCGGAGCGACTACTGCCGACATCGCCAAGAACTGGCCTACGGCGCAGGAAATCGGCCTCAAGGACGAGAAGGAAGCCTTCCTCTTGCAGTTTGGTCACGGGATAGGCCTTAGCATTTGGGAGAAACCCGTTGTGTCCCGGCTCTTCTCGCTGGACCATCCGTTCACCCTCCAAGAGGGCATGGTTTTTGCGCTTGAAACCTACTGTCCCTCGGCTGACGGTAAGGGAGGCGCTCGGATAGAGGAGGAGGTGGTGGTTACAAGTACCGGCTGTGAGGTAATAACCAAGTATCCTTGTGACGAGCTGATATCTTGCGGTTTACCCGGTAGCAAGGCGTACTATTGGGTATGA